The segment CCGGTGCGCAGACCAGGACGGTGGGCGCGGCGTCGTTCAGGAAGTAGTCCACCTCGGCACCGGTGTACGCGGTGTTGAGCGGGAGGAACACCGCGCCGATCTGCTGGGTGGCCAGGTACAAGGCGATCGCCTCCGGTGACTTGCCGACCTGCATCGCCACCCGGTCGCCGGCTGCCACGCCGTCGGCGACGAGCCGCGCCGCGATCCGCCGCACGGTGCCGATGAAATCGCGGTAGCTCCGCGTCTCGCCGCCGGGGAGGTCGAAGGCGACGGACTCGGGGTGCTGGTCGGCGTGCTGGAGGATGCGGTCGAGGATCGACGTGAACGCGGTCATGCTCCCAATTCATCACACGGCGGCACTCACCGGACCGCGGTCCGTGGATTCGGGTTGAATGGACGGCATGGCTGACAACACCGCTTCCTCGGAATCTCTTGATCGCGTCGACTTCTGGTTCGACCCCCTGTGCCCGTGGTGCTGGATCACCTCGCGCTGGATCCTGGAGGCCGAGAAGGTCCGACCCATCGACGTGAACTTCCACATCATGAGCCTCGCCGTCCTCAACGAGGGCAAGGACGTTCCGCAGGGCTACCGCGACTTCCTGGATCAGGCCTGGCTGCCGGTCCGTGTGCTCGCCGCCGCGGCGGCCAGGCACGGCGACGAGGTGCTCCCGCGCCTGTACACCGAGCTCGGCACCCGATTCCACAACGAGAACACGAAGGACTACGCCGTCGCGATCCCGGCCGCACTGGAGGCCGCCGGTCTGGAGGCAGACCTGTACGAGGCCGGCGAGTCCACCAAGTTCGACGACGCCATCCGCACGAGCCACCACGAGGGCATGGACAAGGTCGGCGACGACGTCGGCACACCCACCATCCACGTCAACGGCTCGGCCTTCTTCGGGCCCGTCCTCTCCCGGATCCCGCGTGGCGAGGACGCCGGCCGCGTGTGGGACGGCGCCGTCGCCCTCGCGTCGTACCCGCACTTCTTCGAGCTGAAGCGAAGCCGTCACGAGGATCCCGAGTTCGACTGACCTCGGACCGACCGGCCTGTCCGCTCTGTACGGTCCGGGCCGATCAGTACTGCCCGGTCTGCTCCAGCCGGTTGGGGAGCGAACCGGGCGGCAGGTCGGTCGGCGCGGCGGGCGGCGGCACCGGCGTCACGCCGCCGCTGCCGATCCCACGCACGAAGTGCCGGGGCCGCAACAGGATCGAGCCCGCGCGCGTGCGATCGCGCAGGGCCGAGGCCCGCCAGGTGAGCACCGGGTGTGACGACAGCGCGTTGGCGACGGTGACGAAGAAGCCCTTCTCGTGCGTCGCGCGGTCGGCGAACTGATCGAAATCCACCCCGCCCAGGAGGTACTTGCCGCCGGCGAGGAGCCCGATCATGGAGTGCGCGCCGTCGGGCCGCGTGTAGTACCCGTAGTTGTCAGCCGTGTACTCCTGGGCGCGGGAGAGCAGCGAACCCAGGAACGGCACGCTCATGATCACG is part of the Gordonia phthalatica genome and harbors:
- a CDS encoding DsbA family protein, which translates into the protein MADNTASSESLDRVDFWFDPLCPWCWITSRWILEAEKVRPIDVNFHIMSLAVLNEGKDVPQGYRDFLDQAWLPVRVLAAAAARHGDEVLPRLYTELGTRFHNENTKDYAVAIPAALEAAGLEADLYEAGESTKFDDAIRTSHHEGMDKVGDDVGTPTIHVNGSAFFGPVLSRIPRGEDAGRVWDGAVALASYPHFFELKRSRHEDPEFD